AGAGTTGACAAATTCCTTCAAGGAGATTACACCGTAGCGGTGTTTAATGCTGACCCACAAAATGTGAAGGCATTGGAAGACATGTACAGAATTACTCCACAGATATTCAGATGGATGGTTTTCAGGAGAGAAGATCTTGAAAAGCATTACAACGCTGAAGCTGAAAAAGTAGAGGAAAGTCCAGAAGTTTCAGAAACGGAAACGGTTGAAGAAGTGAACAGTGAAGCCGTCGTTGCAGAAGAACCAAAAGAAGCTGAAAAAGTGGAAGAAGTTGTAGAAACACAAGAAGAACCTCAAGAGGAACCCAAGAAAGATGAAGGTGAAAACTCTTGAACTATAACAAGGTAATTCTTGTTGGAAGGATAACTCACGATCCGGAGCTGAAAGCCACAACAAGTGGAACCGAGATCGTCAATTTTCAGCTTGCCGTTAACAGATATGGAAAAGACAAACAGGCTGATTTCTTCAGAATAGTTTGTTTTGGAAGAAGCGCCGAGTTTGTCAGTACATACGTAAAAAAGGGAACACTCTTGTTGGTTGAAGGCAGCTTAAGAAACAATGTGTGGGAAGACAGCACTGGACAAAAACGTAGTAACACCGAGATCATAGCCAACAGAGTGGAAATTATGGAGAAAAAAGGTAGCAATACGTTCGAAGAAGCCCCGAGCACTCCTGATGAGGAACCCGAAGAGGATATTCCCGAAATAAACGAGGGAGAAGAACTCGAAGGCGACGAGGGCGACGAAATACCTTTTTGATATCTATGGAGGTGTGTGAATAATGGCAGGAAAGCCAAGAATGAGAAAAAAAAGAAAATGCATGTTCTGTTCAAATAAAGTTACGTATATAGATTATAAAGACCTGAAGGTTTTAAAAAAATACATGAGTGATAAAGGTAAAATCTTACCAAAGAGAGTTACAGGTACGTGCGCTAAACACCAAAGAATGCTTTCAAAAGCCATAAAGCGCGCAAGACAGATGGCGTTACTACCTTACACCAAGAACTAAAAAAGAGGCCGGTTATCGGCCTCTTAAAGTATTGAAAGTTTGGGGGCGATTTATGTGAAAGTTTTGCTCTTACAAGACGTAAAAGGGCTTGGAAAAAGTGGAGATATAGTTAAAGCGTCTGATGGCTACGCGAGGAATTATCTTATTCCAAAAAAGATGGCCGTGGTTGCCACACCAGATGTCGTAAAAAAAGTCGAATTACAAAGAAAAGCTCAAGAAAAGAAACGGCAAGAGGAGATCAAAAAGGCCAGTGAGAAATTAAACGAACTTATGAAAGGTGTACTCGTGATCCATGCCAAAGCAGGTAAAGGAGAAAAGCTTTACGGAGCCGTAACTTCCGCTGATATTGCTAAAAAGATATCAGAGTACCTGGGCGAAGAGTTCGATAGAAAAAATATAGATATGGAACCTATAAAGAGTTTGGGAACCTTTGATGTCAAAATCAAACTTGGAAACGGTGTATCTGGTAAGATAAAGGTAAAAGTGGAGCGTGAGGAGACAGAGAAAAATTGAAGTTGATGATATCCTCAAAAGCCCTCTACTCCACCTGGATGTATTATTCTCCAGACCGCATGCTCATAGATTGTGGAGAAGGAGCGAGCACTTACCTTGGAAACAAGGCTTTTGCCGTTAAGCGTGTGTTTATAACCCATGGACACGCGGATCATATAGCAGGTTTGTGGGGATTGGTTAATACCAGAAACAACGCAATGGGTGATAAAGAAAAAGCGCTCGAGATCTACTATCCAAAAGGCGGAAAATCCGTAGAAGAATTCTTAGATTTTATATTGAGGGTTAACAGTGACCTTAAATACAATCTAACGATAAAGCCCTTGGAACTCGGTGAAGAAATCGTACTTCATAGGACAGGCTCAGCGCAAAGGGTTATAAGACCGTTTAGAACTCATCATACGGTGAGCGAAATAAGCTTTGGATACAACATTTACGAAAAGCGGAAAAAGCTCAAAGAAGAGTACAGGTCCCTTTCGCAGAAAGAAATAATGGAGTTGGTTAAAGAAGTCGGAAGAGAAAAGATAACGCTGGAGTACGAACATAAGATTTTAACGGTGAGCGGGGACGCTACACCTATAAAAGTGGAAAACGCTTGGGAAACCGATGTGCTTGTCCATGAAGCCACTTTTTTGGATGAAGGTGATAGAAAAGGAAACAACCATTCATCTGTCAAAGAAGTGTTGGAGCTCGCCAAAAAAGCCCATGTAAAATCCGTCATACTTTATCACATCTCGACGCGTTACGAAAGAAAAGTGAAAAGGTTGATAAACAAGGCCATAGAGGAAGTAAACATAGAGATTCCCGTGATGTACGTCCATCCGTCAAGGATTTTTACCATGAATTGAGGTGTGAAAAATGGGTTTCCTTGCAATGTGGATCGTGTTGGGTTTGGTTTTGTGTACGGCTGAAATTTTCATTCCCTCATTTTTCATCTTTTGGTTCGGCTTGGGGGCGTTCGCTGCTGGCATAGTTTCCATTTTCTTCGGTTTTGTAATTCAATTGGTGATTTTTATAACCGTTTCTGCACTTCTTGTCATCTTCACTAGACCTATCGTGTTGAACATTCTCCTGCGACACGAATCTCCAAAAAAGATAAATATAGACGAAATAATAGGGAAAAAAGCAATAGTCATAGAACACATAAACCCTCTTGAAGATACCGGAAAAGTGAAGATAAACGGTGAAATATGGAGGGCAATGACCGTTGATGGATCATCTGTTGAAATAGGAAACTACGTGAAAATTGTTAGGGTTGAGGGTACCTTGCTCAAAGTAAAAAAGGAGGGATAATATGAACATAATAGGAATGAGCGTAATTGCTTTGGTGATTCTCATCTTCTTACTCATTTTGGCCGCAAAGGGAATAAAAACTGTGCGTCCTTATGAAAAAGGGCTAATAGAAAGGCTGGGAAAGTTTAGAAGAGAAGTAGATTCTGGCCTCCACCTGATAATTCCATTTTTTGATAGAATGATAAAAGTTGACATGCGGGAGCATGTGATAGATGTTCCGCCGCAGGAAGTTATAACAAAAGATAACGTTGTTGTAGCTGTAGATGCCGTCATATACTATGAAGTTTCAGACGCTTTTAAAGTGGTATACAACGTTAAAAATTTTGAATCGGCTGCGATCAAACTGGCACAAACGAATTTGAGAAACGTCATCGGAGAGTTGGAGCTGGATCAAACGCTTACTTCGCGTGAAAGGGTAAACGCAAAATTGAGAGAAGTGTTGGACGAAGCAACGGATAAATGGGGTGTAAGGATAACCAGAGTTGAGCTTAAAAAGATAGATCCTCCAAAGGACATCACCGATGCGATGAGCCAGCAGATGAAAGCCGAACGTACTAAGAGAGCTGCCATATTGGAAGCAGAAGGGATAAAACAATCTAAAATCTTGGAAGCGGAAGGCCAAAAGAAATCTGCTATTTTGAGAGCTGAAGGGCAGGCTGCGGCCATAGAAAAGATGGCTGACGCTCAGAAGTACAAATTACAAATAGAAGCAGAAGGTCAAGCGTTAGCCATAATGAAAGTATTTGATGCCATTCATTCAGGAAATCCAACGCCCGATCTTTTAACGGTAAAATATCTTGAGGCTCTTGGAACCATTGCAAATGGGAAATCAACGAAGATATTCCTGCCTTTTGAAACCTCTGGTGTTCTTTCAAGCCTTGGTGCTATTGGGGAGATGTTCAAAAAAATAGAAAACGATAAGGGGGAGGAAAAAGCGTAATTGGATGTATTAGAATTCTTAAGAAATAATGGCATAGAATCCCTTTTTATAAGCGTAGCGGGTTTTATCATCGCGTTATGGTACATTCGTGGAAGAATAGTTGATAAAAAGAATGTCAGCAAAGGATATCTGAAATATTTTCACGATCTTTTTCCCATGGGGATGATGCTCTTTGGTGTGTATTCCTCCCATACCGTTGAGCCTCTTTTCGGAGGAAGCGTTATGGTGCTTGCCACCTTCATATACATAGTTAATTACGTTGCCCCAAGCATAGATAAGTACGACAACGTTCATCGGACCACAATTTTGTCTTTGGGATACACAAGGCAGGAGTATGCGATAAGGTATCTTTTTCCAAAGACGAGAAGAATGTGGTTCAGTGCTGTGCTTAATTTCTTCGTTTGGCAGTGGACAGCGTTAATGTGGTTTGATGTCTTAAAAGACGAAGGACTAAAAAAAATAAACATGATGTTTTTGATTTCATCGCTTGCGTTTATGATCCTCGGAATCGTTATTTCCATTTTGAAAAATTACAAAGAGGAATAAGGTGATAAAATGGAAGCTAAAACGAAATTGGGTACTTTTGAAATAGACGAAAAAGAGATCATCCTTTTCAAAAATGGATTGCCAGGATTTGAAAACTTGCGAAGATTTTGCTTGATTTCCCGTGCAGACACAGAGCCAATAAAGTGGCTTGTTTCTTTGGAAGATGAACGCGTTGCTTTGCCCGTCGTGGATCCCTGGATAATATTAGGTGACTATTCTTTCGAATTGAACAAAGAAACTCTGGGAAAATTGGAAAACCCAACAAAAGATCGGACATTGGTGATGGTCGTCATAGACCTTCATTCGGAAAACGTGAGCGCTAACATGGCTGCACCCATCGTTATAAATCTGGACAAAGGTGTTGGAGAGCAAATCATATTGGAAGATGAAAGATATTCCATTAGGCACCCCTTAAAAGGCGGGAAGTGATAAAAATGCTCGTTCTTAGGAGAAAAATTGGAGAGGGGATAATAATCGGAAAGAACGTGATAATTCGTATCCTTGATATAGAACAAGGCGATGTTAAAATCGGCATAGAAGCACCAAAAGACGTAAAAATTCTAAGGGAAGAACTTTACAAAGAAATCGCGAATACCAACGTTGAGGCGAAGGATTTCAACATATCCCGTGCAAAAGATCTTTTCAGAAAGGGTGAGTAAAATGGATATAACAAATAAATTGGTTGAACATTTGGAAAACCTTGCAAAACTTAAATTGACTGAAAAAGAAGTTGAAAATCTAAAAAAAGACATGGCAAGCATTTTGGACTACATGAAACTCTTAGACGAAGTTGATGTTGAAGGGTATGAAGCTATGAGAAGCCCCGTGAAGGAAAATATGAAGCCGAGAGAAGACGTTCCAATTCCTTCTGATCCATCTAAAATATTGAGAGAAGCTCCAAAACTCGAAAAGAATTTGATAAAAGTTTCCTCTATTCATGCAACAAAATAACACTTCCCTTGGAAAGTTGGGAGAGGACCTGGCATGCGAGTATCTTAAAAAGTCCCACTACAAGATAATAGAAAGAAATTTCAGGACGAAATTTGGAGAGATAGACATCATAGCCAAAAGGAAAAAGCAGCTGGTGTTTGTGGAAGTTAAGTACGGATCAAAGGATGCGTATTTGCGCGTTAACAGAAAAAAATTCGAAAAGATCTCATTCACGGCCCAGATGTTCTTAAGAGAAAAGGGAGATTTTGGCACGAATTCCTACAGAATAGATGTCATCGCGGTTACAAAGGAAAGAGAAATCTTCCATTTTGAAGACGTGGCAAAAGACTTTTGGAGGTGAAAGGTACGCATTTTACAAAGCCAACAGAGGCTGAAATAGAAGTCTTGAAGGTATGGGAAGGGAAAGGAAAATATTACGCAGAATTGGCTTCCAGCCCATTCTATCCTGATGGGTTTGGAGGCCAAATAGGTGACAGAGGATTTATAGGCGAAGCTCAGGTTTTATACGTGCCCAGCGAAAAGGTTGTGGAAATAGATAAGCCTATAGAAAAAGGAACCTTTTTGGCAAAAACAGATATCAAAAGAAGAGAAGAAATAGCTCGCCAGCACACGGCGCAGCACATATTATCCGCGGCGATGGAAAAATTGTTTGATGCCCAAACTGTGGGGTTTCATATGGGGGAAGATTCCACGACTGTGGATATCGATTCAGATGTTACCGTAGATTTTGAAAAGGTGATGGAAGTATCAAACGATGTTATTTTAAGCGATTTAGAGGTGAAAGAAATTATCACTTCCCCTGAGGAAGCCAAAAATTACGACTTGAGAAAGCTCTCAGATAAAGCCATAAAATCTGGTGAAGTGAGAATTATAAAGATCGGAGAATTCGATCTGAACGCTTGCGGTGGATTCCATGTTTCAAGAACGGGGGAAATTGGAAGTGTTAGAATCACCCATTCGGAACGTGTCAAAGGCAACCTCACCAGGATTTGGTTTGTGGCTGGAAAAAGAGCTTTAAACGACTGTTTGGAAAAAGAGAAAGTGCTTAATGAAAGTTCAAGGCTGTTCGATGCCTCTTGGAGAGACCTCAAAAAGCGAATAGAAAAAACGCTTTCCGAATTGAAAGAGAAGAATTCAAAGCTCAAAAAAACCGCCCAATCGCTCGGTGAATACACGGCAAAAGAGATAAAACCAAACGATATTTTGAAAGTAGATGAAATCGTTGCATCCTACGTATCACGTTCAAGGCAGGACATTCCTTATCTGTTGATTTTTTCTCCGAATAACGCAACGGTTTGTATTCCACAAAAAAGCAAAGAAGAAGTGATGAAGTGGGCTCGCAACGAAGGATTTAAAGGTGGTGGAAAAGGGCCGGTATATCGCTTTGCCTTTGACGACTTCTCAAAATTCAAAAATTCATTTTTGGATTTCGTAAAAGAAAAATGATAAGGATTATTTCAAAAGTAACGAGTTACGTTTTACAGATATATGCAAGTTCATTAGTTTTATGCATTGCCTTCTTGCTTGGGCGATACTCCATTGAGATAAATCATGTAGAATCTCGTCATGTGGGAATTGATACCTGGTTAACCACTTTGATTCCCAATTCAATAGTTTTCGAAGTTGAACACGAATTTATGCATGTGCACAAAATAAGATTTTATTCAAAAAGTTAGAACAGAAGTAATTCTGGAAAATGAAGGTTGCTTACGCACATTAAAAGGAATTTTTTGAAGTTTTGTCAAAACTGATTCAGACGTATATCCATACAAGATGCTCATAACAAGAGCCCGCTGCATACAAACGTCCTGTTAGATTCGCTTTCTCGGCACATCCTGTGCCTCCAGCTCTGTTATTTCACATCTTGTATGCCGTCTTCATATGTTAAAACAGAAACTTCAAAAAATGGGAGAGAAAGGCAGAAAAAACATGATTAATCCGAAACACATTCCGGCACGGATTCACTCTTTTATCCATCTTACGACTCAAAAAACGAGGCACGCTCAGACACTCATCCATGAGTGCTTCGCTTTCTCAACACATCCGTGTGTTTCCCAACCTCGTTTTTATGAGTCTTCAGATGGAGAGTTCATAAGTGCTGGCAAGTGTTTCGATAAAGAGAAGAGGGAGAAGAAAAAAATTCTGTTAGATTCGCTTTTTCACCATAAAAGGCGAAATGTTGATGAAATCGTTTTTATATAAGTCTGCCCCCACTTGTGGGGGAAGTGGCGGCGAAGCCGACGTAGGGGGCCTTCTTCATCTTAATGTACGATATTTATTCACTGTTTACCACTTTTTCTCACTTCTCACCATTTACTGTTTACTCATATGCTTTGACAGAAGCTTCAAAAAAAGGATAGAGAAAAGCCTTACAAGATGTGTTCTAATATCTTTTCTGCGATGATTTTAGCGGGAGAAGATGAAGGGGAAATTTTTTTCAGCTGTTCTCTCATGAAAGAATTCACTTGAGGTTGGAGGGCTTTTTGCACCAATTCTTGAAATTGTGAAATACTCGTTTTTTCTTCATCAACCATAAAGGCGGCGGAAATGCTTTCCAAATACTCTGCATTCTTCATTTGATGGGAGTTCAACGCCCCTTTCCAGGGTACCAAAATGGATGGCGTTTTAGAAGCGATAAGCTCTGCCAGTGTGCTTGCCCCAGCCCTACAAATGACCAAATTCACATTTCTCATGAAATACGCCATATCTTGAATGTAATCGAAATGTGTTACGTTTGGCGCTTCCACCTTTTTTTTACCTGTGTGAATGAATTTAACTTCCCTCAATTTCGTAGAAAGACTTTTTGCGATTTCATCCAAAAAGTCCGATCCTTCACTTCCACCAAATACCAAAACGGTTTTATCTCCGAAACTCTTCTTAAATTCTTCATCTCTCGGTAGGAAAAAACTGTCTCTAACTGGCGTACCGCACACGTAAGGATTGTTTAAATCCTTCTTAGATTGTTCAAATGCACAAAAGGAGATCTCGGTGTAAGGTGAAAGCTTTTTGTTGGCTATTCCCACTTCAAAGTTAGATTCATGAAGAAAAATTGGAATTTTCAAGATATGGGCAGCATAACCCACTATGCCTCCCACGTAGCCACCCGTCGTGAAGACGAAATCGGGATGATTTTTTTTCAACACGACAAGAGCTTTAAGGAGCGCTGTGGAGTTGAAATACAAATAAGAGATACGAGATTTGTCGCTGCCACTGCTTTTCAACGCGATATGTTCAAAGGGAAAATTTTCATTGTATATGTTCTTTTCAGCGCCTCTACCAGTTCCTACAAATAAAGCACGCAACGGATGAATTTTCTCGATTTCTTTCGCAACGGCAAGGGCAGGATATATGTGTCCGCCGGTTACGCCGGCGGCAAAAATTCCTCTAACCCTCTCTTTCTGCTGAGTATGCAATGTTTATGATCACCCCCATTCCTCCCATCAAGGAGACTATAGAGCTTCCTCCGTAGCTTACAAAGGGTAAAGTTACACCCGTGACCGGTAATACCCCAAGCGAAACTCCAGCATTCAAAAGAATTTGAAAAGCCACCAGAAGTCCAAAACCGGTTATGTACGTTCTCGCAAACATATCGTCTTCAATTTTCAACGCGACATGAATTATCTCCCTTATCAACAGATAGTAGAGTAACAACAGCAAGGATATTCCAAGCAATCCGAATTCCTCTCCAAAGGTAGCGAATATGAAATCGCTGAATTGAACCGGCATGTAGAATTTGTAAACTCCTCCAGCCGGCCCATTGCCTATTATTCCCCCATGGCTTATAGCGGAAAGGGCCATTGAAAGCTGGTAATTTGTGTGCCCCGTGGTTAAAAGGCTTAAAAAGGAGGAAAGTCTCTCTTTTTGGTACGAATGTAAAAATCCCCCAACGTAAGCTCCCCATACCAAAAGACCACCGAGACCAAATATAGATAGAATATGATACAGTCTTGCCCCCATCACGTAAAGGATAAAGAGCGTTAACACGATAAGAAGGGTGGTTGTACTCAAATCCGGCTCTAAAAAGACAAGAAGGTATATGGGGCTCAATTTCACCAAAGGTTCAAACACTCCGCCAACAAAAGTTCTCATGCGTCCTTCTTCTTGACGAGATACGTAAGAAGAGAGGTATATTATCAAGAATATCTTTGCAAATTCAGAGCTTTGAAAAGAGAAAGGGCCAAGTGATATCCATCTGTGTGATCCCATAACTCCATGAGAAAAGAAGACAGAGAGGAGAGCCAAAATGGTGAGAACGTAATAGATGCCAGTGTAAGATTCATGTTTTTTGTAGTTGAAAAAAGATGTAAAAATCATCAGCAAAGTGCCGATAAGGATGGCCGATAACTGGCGTTTGAAATAATAGTCAGGCGATGGAAATGGATATTTGTAAGCCGCTATATAACTGGCACTGTACAGGATTATGAGTCCTGTTGCCATTATCGTTGAAAGAAGTATTAAGATCTTAGATATGTCTTTCTCCATTTAAAACGATCCTTTTAAACGCTTCTCCGCGTTCTTTATAATTTTTGAACATGTCAAAAGAAGTTGCCGCGGGGCTAAAAAGCACCACATCGTTTTCTCTGGCGATTTTTCGTGCCATTTGCACAGCTTCTTGAAGATCATTTGCTTTTTCGTGAGGGAATCCATTTAGCACGCTTTCCATCATAGGAACCATTTCTCCCATGATTATAGCAAACTTTGCCCTTTTTCTTATTTCGTCCGCCAAATAGGAATAATCTTTCTCTTTTGGCCTTCCTCCTATTATGACTATGGAAGATTTAAAATTTTTCAAAGCTGCTATCGTGGATTCCGATGTTGTGGATTTAGAATCGTTTATGTAAACCACACCGTTAGATTCCACAACGAACTCCTGCCTGTGAGCAAGAGGAGAAAAACTATTTATTCCTTCTTCTATCGTTTCAGCTGGCACTTTCAGCAAAGCTGCCATTGTTGCCGCAAAAGCTGCATTGTAAACGTTATGAAGTCCTTGAAGCCTGGATGAAACAGTGTATTCCCTTCCATCCAACCAAAAGCTCTTGTTTTCCTCATCTATGAAAACATCGCCAAAATCCTTCGAAATTACAATTCCGTCGCTGGCAGGAATGAATTTGCTATCGGCGTTGTACAAAAACACGTCCGATGTGGATAATTTCATCTTTGCCGTTACGTATTCATCCATATCCTTATGCCAATCTAAATGATTTGGCGAAATGTTCAAAATTGCCCCTATATTCGGATGAAATTCCTCTATTCCCATCAATTGAAAGCTACTCACTTCAAAGATACAAATGGGAGAACCATCATATTTTATCGATGCAACTCCAATGTTTCCTCCTGTAAAATGCGGAGCCTTTGCACAAGTGAGAATGTGATCGAGTAGAGAAACTGTCGTTGTTTTCCCATTTGAACCTGTTATGGCTACAACTTGCGGATTAGCAGGATTTACGGCGTACCGCCATGAAAATTCCATTTCTCCCATCACTTGTGCACCGTTTGATCTGGCCATCTTTAATATATCGCTTTCCGGCCTAACAGAGGGGCTATAAACGACAACATCCGCCTGGGAAGCTCTGGAAGTGTTTTTGCCTTCTTCATATTCCACGTTGTAACGTGAAAGTTCTTCTTTATCCTCCTCTGAGATTTGCTTGGCTTCGGAGACGAATACCTCTCCAAGTCTTTTTTTAGCGATAAACCTCATGATCTCTTTGGTACTTACACCGTATCCTATCAACGAAAAACGCATAGCATCCCCACACTTCCACTCATTATCGCAAGTTCTACCGCCAAGAATGACAGCGTAACGCGGTTTTCGCTCTGCCCTTTCATTTCGTAATGATGATGAATTGGAGCCATTCTAAACACTCTTCTATGGAAGTATCTCAAACTTATTATTTGAATAGTATCACATACCAATTCTATAACAAAAATAGAGAAAAGAAGCATCATCCAAAATTCGTATCCGTACAACATTCCCAAAGCCCCTATGTATCCACCGAGGGCAAGAGAACCAACATCTCCCATGAATATCTTCGCCGGCTTCACGTTGAAAAACAAAAACGCCAAAACAGCGCTCATACTTGTAAGAGTGGTTGTAAGGGGAAAGCCCTTGTAAAGTGAAAAAACGGCAAGCCCCAGCGCACCTATAAAATAAACCCCTCCCGCAAGTCCATCCAAGCCATCCGTTATATTTGAAGAATTCGACATGCCAACCAAGAAGGTGATGGTGAATATCGGATAAAACCATCCCATTTCCAATTTTCCTAAAAACGGGATTACGGTGTAGGTATGAGGAAAAATATTTTGGGAAACCAGATACAAAAATACCGCAGTGGCAATTTGCAAAATCAACTTTTGGTAGCTTTTCAACCCTTCTGATTTTGACTTCAAGATTTTCATAACGCCATCGATATAGCCTATAACGAAAAACGAGAATGTTGACAGCACGAGAAAAGCGTTTTCGATGCTCTTGTTAAATACCAGCGATACCACCATGAACACGCTTACAAAGACGAGTCCCGCCATCGTTGGCGTACCTTCTTTGTAGTTGTGCATCTGAGGCCCGTCACTTCTTACGTGCTGGCCTATCTTTCTCTTCTTCTGCCACGCGATAAAAAGATGAATTAAAACGAGAGTTAAGACAAAAGATAAAGACGTTTCGTATATCCACTTCATAAAGCTCCCTCAATTTCTTCAACGATCTTTCCAAGCGTGTATATTCTTGAACCTTTTACCAAAATGATATCTCCATCCTTGACGACATTGTTCAATCTTTCAAGAGAATAACTTTCCCCAAATGGATAAAAAAGTCTCCCTACTGTGAAAATAGCTTTGGGGGAAAATTCATCTTTTATGTGAAGAAGGCGTTTCGAAAGCCCATCCACTTCTATCTCTTCCATGGGTGCCAACACCCAGATGACGTTTTTACCTTTCAATTTGAAAGCCACCTGAGCCGCGTTAATCAAAGATTCCAAGCTTGCATTGTACGTATCGTCTATTATGATGTTTTTGTTCAGATATTTGATGTTCATTCTACCTTTTAAAAAAGAAAAATTTCTGAGATCGTTCAGATCCCAGCTCATTCCCAACTCATCCATAAGCGTAAGGGCAAATTCGAGATCTTTTATTTGGCCTTCCCCCCAGATACCGTTCAAAGCGTAGTCTTCGCCACTAACTTTTACAATCGTTTTCAACTCTTTGTACTTAAATGAATCGACATGTTTTCTAAGCACTCTTCCTTTTTCCATCAAGACTTTTTTCAAATTATCGTTTCCGTCGTAAAGGACGAATTTCTCCGTCTGTTTGACGATAGAAGATTTTTCTTTCAGTGGATCTATGTACATCGAATGAGAACTTCCAACGAACGTGATGATCGATATATGAGGCTTGAAGATCGTCGACAGCTGCTCAACATCTCCTGGGAACCTAGCACCAATTTCAAAAATGGCATATGAAGGATTTTTTTGAGGATCGTTCAAAATGGAAAGTGATATTCCAACATCCGTGTTGAAGTTCCCAACGCTTTTGCAAACCGCTCCGTGTTTTTCAAGAAGATGAGAAATGATTTCTTTTGTCGTTGTTTTTCCGCAAGAACCCGTAACGGCTATTCTCAAAGAATCCTTTATTTTTTCAAAGGCAAGGGTTGTTAAAGCTCTTATGGTACTTTGAACTTTTACGTAAGGGGAAAAAGGGATCTCATGTTCGCTAACCGCATAACCGTTCTTTTCATATACTTCTTCTATAAATTCATGACCGTCTCTTTTAGCTCCTTTTAAAGCAAAAAACAGAGAACCTTTGGAACATTCTTTTGAGTTGGAACAAAAGTTTGAAACGTCCACATCTTTTCCCACAA
This DNA window, taken from Mesoaciditoga lauensis cd-1655R = DSM 25116, encodes the following:
- a CDS encoding UDP-N-acetylglucosamine--N-acetylmuramyl-(pentapeptide) pyrophosphoryl-undecaprenol N-acetylglucosamine transferase, translated to MHTQQKERVRGIFAAGVTGGHIYPALAVAKEIEKIHPLRALFVGTGRGAEKNIYNENFPFEHIALKSSGSDKSRISYLYFNSTALLKALVVLKKNHPDFVFTTGGYVGGIVGYAAHILKIPIFLHESNFEVGIANKKLSPYTEISFCAFEQSKKDLNNPYVCGTPVRDSFFLPRDEEFKKSFGDKTVLVFGGSEGSDFLDEIAKSLSTKLREVKFIHTGKKKVEAPNVTHFDYIQDMAYFMRNVNLVICRAGASTLAELIASKTPSILVPWKGALNSHQMKNAEYLESISAAFMVDEEKTSISQFQELVQKALQPQVNSFMREQLKKISPSSSPAKIIAEKILEHIL
- a CDS encoding FtsW/RodA/SpoVE family cell cycle protein, with protein sequence MEKDISKILILLSTIMATGLIILYSASYIAAYKYPFPSPDYYFKRQLSAILIGTLLMIFTSFFNYKKHESYTGIYYVLTILALLSVFFSHGVMGSHRWISLGPFSFQSSEFAKIFLIIYLSSYVSRQEEGRMRTFVGGVFEPLVKLSPIYLLVFLEPDLSTTTLLIVLTLFILYVMGARLYHILSIFGLGGLLVWGAYVGGFLHSYQKERLSSFLSLLTTGHTNYQLSMALSAISHGGIIGNGPAGGVYKFYMPVQFSDFIFATFGEEFGLLGISLLLLLYYLLIREIIHVALKIEDDMFARTYITGFGLLVAFQILLNAGVSLGVLPVTGVTLPFVSYGGSSIVSLMGGMGVIINIAYSAEREG
- the murD gene encoding UDP-N-acetylmuramoyl-L-alanine--D-glutamate ligase, with translation MRFSLIGYGVSTKEIMRFIAKKRLGEVFVSEAKQISEEDKEELSRYNVEYEEGKNTSRASQADVVVYSPSVRPESDILKMARSNGAQVMGEMEFSWRYAVNPANPQVVAITGSNGKTTTVSLLDHILTCAKAPHFTGGNIGVASIKYDGSPICIFEVSSFQLMGIEEFHPNIGAILNISPNHLDWHKDMDEYVTAKMKLSTSDVFLYNADSKFIPASDGIVISKDFGDVFIDEENKSFWLDGREYTVSSRLQGLHNVYNAAFAATMAALLKVPAETIEEGINSFSPLAHRQEFVVESNGVVYINDSKSTTSESTIAALKNFKSSIVIIGGRPKEKDYSYLADEIRKRAKFAIIMGEMVPMMESVLNGFPHEKANDLQEAVQMARKIARENDVVLFSPAATSFDMFKNYKERGEAFKRIVLNGERHI
- the mraY gene encoding phospho-N-acetylmuramoyl-pentapeptide-transferase → MKWIYETSLSFVLTLVLIHLFIAWQKKRKIGQHVRSDGPQMHNYKEGTPTMAGLVFVSVFMVVSLVFNKSIENAFLVLSTFSFFVIGYIDGVMKILKSKSEGLKSYQKLILQIATAVFLYLVSQNIFPHTYTVIPFLGKLEMGWFYPIFTITFLVGMSNSSNITDGLDGLAGGVYFIGALGLAVFSLYKGFPLTTTLTSMSAVLAFLFFNVKPAKIFMGDVGSLALGGYIGALGMLYGYEFWMMLLFSIFVIELVCDTIQIISLRYFHRRVFRMAPIHHHYEMKGQSENRVTLSFLAVELAIMSGSVGMLCVFR
- a CDS encoding Mur ligase family protein — protein: MKLSEVAKITGGKLVGKDVDVSNFCSNSKECSKGSLFFALKGAKRDGHEFIEEVYEKNGYAVSEHEIPFSPYVKVQSTIRALTTLAFEKIKDSLRIAVTGSCGKTTTKEIISHLLEKHGAVCKSVGNFNTDVGISLSILNDPQKNPSYAIFEIGARFPGDVEQLSTIFKPHISIITFVGSSHSMYIDPLKEKSSIVKQTEKFVLYDGNDNLKKVLMEKGRVLRKHVDSFKYKELKTIVKVSGEDYALNGIWGEGQIKDLEFALTLMDELGMSWDLNDLRNFSFLKGRMNIKYLNKNIIIDDTYNASLESLINAAQVAFKLKGKNVIWVLAPMEEIEVDGLSKRLLHIKDEFSPKAIFTVGRLFYPFGESYSLERLNNVVKDGDIILVKGSRIYTLGKIVEEIEGAL